The following coding sequences are from one Besnoitia besnoiti strain Bb-Ger1 chromosome Unknown contig00102, whole genome shotgun sequence window:
- a CDS encoding putative apocytochrome b (encoded by transcript BESB_015590) yields the protein YVELSHPDNSIPVNRFVTPLHIVPEWYFLAYYAVLKVIPSKTGGLLVFMLST from the coding sequence ctatgtcgaattatcgcacccagataactccataccagtgaaccggtttgtaactccgcttcatatcgtacctgaatggtactttttagcatattatgcggtgttaaaagtaatcccatccaaaaccggtggtttgttagtatttatgttatcaacat